The Metamycoplasma gateae genome window below encodes:
- the ftsZ gene encoding cell division protein FtsZ: MGNIENFNSVATIKVIGVGGGGNNSIQSLLDTKIDGLEFVVANTDKQVLDRFDKSLTLQLGDKRGIGAGANPEVGKKAAEHSIHEIKEKIKNANLVVITAGMGGGTGTGAAPVIAKVAKEQGSLVIAIVTTPFDFEGGKRIRVAKDGLEELKKYVDSYVVISNDKLIEKYGDISFRDAFKYSDNIVKQFIRTIVDIIAVPGFINLDLADLETLIKNCGETVIGIGDGNGDNAAQKAMLKAINSPILESSIKGITKAIVYFTSSNKLSLKDFKKAIDELKSVAGQNIDIIFGVGSPVNENSEKLGEIYVSVIATGIKQKAENNDFQLTENKFKENYASIEETSDFLTKFPNEKIEISSLELSDFNDDDSNDSICKNFRN; the protein is encoded by the coding sequence ATGGGAAATATAGAAAATTTTAATTCAGTTGCTACTATCAAAGTTATTGGTGTTGGTGGTGGTGGAAATAATAGTATTCAAAGTTTATTAGATACTAAAATTGATGGTCTAGAGTTTGTAGTTGCTAATACAGATAAGCAAGTATTAGATAGATTTGATAAATCTTTAACTTTACAACTTGGAGACAAAAGAGGAATTGGTGCAGGTGCAAACCCTGAAGTAGGTAAAAAAGCAGCTGAACATTCAATTCACGAAATAAAAGAAAAAATTAAAAATGCAAATCTTGTTGTTATAACAGCTGGTATGGGTGGTGGAACCGGAACTGGGGCAGCACCTGTAATTGCAAAAGTAGCCAAAGAGCAAGGCTCACTAGTAATAGCTATTGTAACTACGCCATTTGATTTTGAAGGCGGAAAAAGAATAAGAGTTGCAAAAGACGGATTAGAAGAATTAAAAAAATATGTTGATTCATATGTTGTTATTTCAAACGACAAGCTTATTGAAAAATACGGTGACATTTCTTTTAGAGATGCATTTAAATATTCAGATAATATTGTTAAACAATTTATAAGAACTATTGTTGATATTATAGCAGTACCAGGTTTTATAAACCTTGATCTTGCAGATTTAGAAACATTAATTAAAAATTGCGGTGAAACTGTAATAGGTATTGGTGATGGAAATGGTGATAATGCTGCTCAAAAAGCTATGCTAAAAGCAATCAATAGCCCTATTTTAGAAAGTAGCATTAAAGGGATTACAAAAGCTATTGTATACTTTACATCTTCAAATAAACTTTCATTAAAAGATTTCAAAAAGGCAATCGATGAGTTAAAATCAGTTGCTGGTCAAAATATTGATATCATATTCGGCGTTGGCTCTCCTGTTAATGAAAATTCAGAAAAACTTGGTGAAATTTATGTTTCAGTTATTGCTACAGGAATTAAACAAAAAGCTGAGAATAACGACTTTCAATTAACTGAAAACAAATTCAAAGAAAATTACGCTTCTATTGAAGAAACAAGTGATTTTCTAACTAAGTTTCCAAACGAAAAAATAGAAATATCATCATTGGAATTAAGTGATTTTAACGATGATGATAGCAATGACTCAATTTGTAAAAATTTTAGAAATTAA
- a CDS encoding IS30 family transposase: MNYTIKKYNHLTDNERIIIENYLKLNYSLRRISRLIERSVSTLSREIKRNTNSFGTYEFKHASLKTRERSRHKYYFKFVDNQKFKNFSNAFLQKYDKKFFGIKSTYNFIKTSTEHCCPSLRTVFNWINTNNWVIKKYDKLRQYYKKGGKRTASVIKRLVKSADYVFPIWTRPKSIDLRLEFGHWEADLVLGKRANGYNNVLTLTERKTRIGFAKIIQSKSPNIINSELKKIIRDNELEVKTITVDNGIEFEKIGILARWLNIKIYRAEPYASFQRGSNEHWNGILRREFKKGFNFNTITQEKLDSVVKQINNMTREILNWKTPLQTYLEYIK; encoded by the coding sequence ATGAATTATACAATAAAAAAATATAACCATTTAACAGATAATGAAAGAATAATTATTGAAAATTATTTAAAGTTAAATTATTCTCTTCGTAGGATTTCGAGATTAATCGAGCGAAGTGTTTCGACCCTAAGTAGAGAAATAAAGAGGAATACAAATAGTTTCGGAACTTATGAATTTAAACACGCTAGTTTAAAAACAAGAGAAAGATCAAGACATAAGTATTATTTTAAATTCGTGGATAACCAAAAATTCAAAAATTTTTCTAACGCTTTTTTACAAAAATATGACAAAAAGTTTTTTGGTATAAAGTCAACATATAATTTTATAAAAACTAGCACAGAACACTGTTGTCCTTCTTTAAGAACGGTTTTTAATTGAATAAACACTAATAATTGAGTTATAAAAAAGTACGATAAATTAAGACAATATTATAAAAAAGGTGGTAAAAGAACAGCGTCCGTAATAAAACGGCTTGTAAAATCTGCTGATTATGTTTTTCCAATATGAACTAGACCCAAATCTATAGATTTAAGACTTGAATTTGGACACTGAGAAGCAGATCTAGTTTTAGGAAAAAGAGCCAATGGATATAATAATGTTTTAACTTTAACTGAAAGAAAAACAAGAATAGGATTTGCAAAAATAATACAAAGCAAATCACCAAATATAATTAATTCAGAGTTAAAAAAGATTATAAGAGATAATGAATTAGAAGTAAAAACAATAACAGTAGACAATGGTATTGAATTTGAAAAAATAGGTATTTTAGCCAGATGATTAAATATAAAGATTTATAGAGCTGAACCTTATGCATCTTTTCAAAGAGGCTCAAATGAACATTGAAATGGAATTTTGAGAAGAGAATTCAAAAAAGGTTTTAACTTTAATACTATAACTCAAGAAAAACTTGACTCAGTTGTTAAACAAATAAATAATATGACGCGGGAAATATTAAATTGGAAGACACCATTACAAACCTATTTAGAATATATTAAATAA
- the ylqF gene encoding ribosome biogenesis GTPase YlqF, with translation MIHWFPGHMAKQFRLLQEKQKLFDLFIVVMDARLPKSSFNEEIFKIINNKPILFVFNKADKANLVKLKSFISKYEKRGQVVITNLKNKDGYKKINTALNNEYQKFKLKNDAKGKLTPALKCVVLGVPNVGKSTLINTMSKTKSTKVGAIAGITRSEQWINCKNYMLLDTPGLLMPKIESDEVGAKLAIVGSIRQEAIDLNELIVALYCLISKYYPEKLVEINLKPTKNEEEIFDNLSEYARLNNLLLKNGVLDIKKGINQLINYFKNLDNVIFDIYEENK, from the coding sequence ATGATTCATTGATTTCCAGGCCATATGGCTAAACAATTTAGACTACTTCAAGAAAAGCAAAAGTTATTTGACCTTTTTATTGTGGTTATGGATGCAAGATTACCAAAAAGCTCTTTTAACGAAGAGATTTTTAAAATTATTAATAATAAGCCAATTCTTTTTGTTTTTAATAAAGCAGATAAAGCAAACTTAGTCAAATTAAAGTCATTTATTTCTAAATACGAAAAGCGTGGTCAGGTTGTTATAACAAATTTAAAGAATAAAGATGGTTATAAAAAAATTAATACAGCATTAAACAATGAATATCAAAAATTTAAATTAAAGAATGATGCAAAAGGCAAATTAACACCTGCTTTAAAATGTGTTGTATTAGGTGTTCCAAACGTCGGAAAATCAACATTAATAAACACTATGTCTAAAACAAAATCCACTAAAGTAGGGGCTATTGCAGGGATTACAAGATCAGAACAATGAATTAATTGTAAAAATTATATGTTATTAGATACTCCCGGACTTTTGATGCCTAAAATCGAAAGTGATGAGGTTGGAGCTAAATTAGCTATAGTTGGTTCAATAAGACAAGAAGCCATTGATTTAAATGAATTAATTGTTGCATTATATTGTTTGATCTCGAAGTATTATCCCGAAAAGTTAGTTGAAATAAATTTAAAGCCTACTAAAAATGAAGAGGAAATATTTGATAATTTGTCTGAATATGCAAGATTAAATAACCTATTGCTAAAAAATGGGGTTTTAGATATTAAAAAAGGAATTAACCAATTAATAAATTACTTTAAAAATTTAGATAATGTTATTTTTGATATATATGAGGAAAATAAATAA
- a CDS encoding tRNA (cytidine(34)-2'-O)-methyltransferase, with protein MINIILYQPEISPNTANIIRTTFAGKAKLHIIKPIAFDLHPHWLKRKAAGHFLSEIQHEIHDNYQRFVEKYHDKNIFYITRYGLHNYAEINYNELLKSDKEIWIMFGTESTGIPKKIMQNKIENCLRIPMNPECRSLNLANSVAIVLYEILRQNNFSNLSLFEVQKGKDFILKKD; from the coding sequence ATGATTAACATTATTTTATATCAACCTGAAATAAGCCCCAACACAGCAAATATAATTAGAACAACTTTTGCAGGAAAGGCAAAATTACACATAATTAAACCTATAGCATTTGATTTACATCCACATTGATTAAAAAGAAAAGCGGCAGGCCATTTTTTAAGTGAAATACAGCATGAAATTCATGATAATTATCAAAGATTTGTTGAAAAATATCATGATAAAAATATTTTCTATATCACTCGTTATGGATTACATAATTATGCAGAAATTAACTATAATGAATTATTAAAAAGTGATAAAGAAATTTGAATAATGTTTGGAACTGAGAGTACTGGTATTCCTAAAAAGATAATGCAAAATAAAATTGAAAATTGCTTAAGAATCCCGATGAACCCAGAGTGCAGAAGCTTAAATTTAGCAAATTCAGTAGCGATTGTTTTATATGAGATTCTTAGACAAAATAATTTTTCAAATTTATCATTATTTGAGGTTCAAAAAGGAAAAGATTTTATTTTAAAGAAAGATTAA
- the rpsO gene encoding 30S ribosomal protein S15 — MVSKIRKSELVKQFGRNDKDTGYLPVQIAILTEDIESLKKHFAVNKKDLHSMRGFMAKVNHRKALLNHLKSEDYALYQATIKALNIRK, encoded by the coding sequence ATGGTTTCAAAAATTAGAAAAAGTGAATTAGTAAAGCAATTTGGTAGAAATGACAAAGATACAGGTTATTTACCTGTTCAAATAGCTATTTTAACTGAAGATATTGAGTCATTAAAAAAACACTTTGCTGTAAATAAAAAAGATTTACACTCAATGCGTGGATTCATGGCTAAAGTTAATCACCGTAAAGCGTTACTAAATCACTTAAAATCAGAAGATTATGCTTTATATCAAGCAACCATTAAAGCATTAAATATTAGAAAATAA
- a CDS encoding 16S rRNA (uracil(1498)-N(3))-methyltransferase, which yields MYKFFCESKENDYFILDEETQKHLKVIRIKEQNFLINYNNDFYLCNFVFPNKAVIKEKLDINNELDFEIIVALPFIKQNHFEIALQKCVELGATQIIPFVSKYTDKSNINFETKKNRYQKIILEASQQSFRNKIPKLENVLNYEEILNINIKNKILAYENKKDNKLKVIKEDTLLIVGPEGGFSNEEIEKAIDKNVSIVSLTKTILRTETAIIYMLSKII from the coding sequence ATGTATAAATTTTTTTGTGAAAGTAAAGAAAACGATTATTTTATATTAGATGAAGAAACTCAAAAACATTTAAAAGTTATAAGAATAAAAGAACAAAATTTTTTAATAAATTACAATAATGATTTTTATTTATGTAATTTTGTTTTCCCAAATAAGGCAGTTATTAAAGAAAAATTAGATATTAATAATGAATTAGATTTTGAAATAATAGTAGCGCTCCCATTTATAAAACAAAATCATTTTGAAATTGCGCTACAGAAATGCGTGGAATTAGGAGCTACACAAATAATTCCTTTTGTTTCAAAATATACAGATAAATCTAATATAAATTTTGAAACTAAGAAAAATAGATATCAAAAAATAATTTTAGAAGCTAGTCAGCAATCTTTTAGAAACAAAATTCCTAAATTAGAAAACGTCTTAAATTATGAAGAAATTTTAAATATCAATATAAAAAATAAAATACTGGCTTACGAAAATAAAAAGGATAATAAGTTAAAAGTGATAAAAGAAGACACTTTATTAATAGTAGGTCCAGAAGGCGGATTTTCAAATGAAGAAATTGAAAAAGCTATTGATAAAAATGTTTCAATTGTAAGTTTAACAAAAACAATATTACGCACCGAAACAGCTATTATATATATGCTTTCAAAAATAATATAA
- the rplM gene encoding 50S ribosomal protein L13, translating into MRQTTIIRKELVDKKWYIIDAANVPLGRLSTLVASILRGKNKPTFTPNVDMGDNVVVINAKDVLLTAKKDEKKIYYHHTGYPGGLKQITAAGLRAKKPELLVEKAVRGMLPHTKLGRKQFKNLYVYANAEHKQVSQQPTLIEVK; encoded by the coding sequence ATGCGTCAAACAACAATTATTAGAAAAGAATTAGTTGATAAAAAGTGATACATCATCGATGCAGCCAACGTACCTTTAGGTAGACTTTCAACTCTTGTAGCTTCAATCCTTCGTGGGAAAAATAAACCAACATTTACACCAAATGTTGATATGGGCGACAATGTAGTTGTTATTAATGCAAAAGATGTTCTTTTAACAGCTAAAAAAGATGAAAAGAAAATTTATTACCACCATACAGGATATCCTGGTGGATTAAAACAAATTACTGCTGCTGGATTAAGAGCAAAAAAACCAGAACTATTAGTAGAAAAAGCAGTTAGAGGAATGCTACCTCACACAAAATTAGGCCGTAAACAATTTAAAAACCTATATGTTTATGCAAACGCAGAACATAAACAAGTATCACAACAACCAACATTAATCGAGGTTAAATAA
- the ffh gene encoding signal recognition particle protein: protein MLDFIQKRIQKSIDKINKKLSINEEDILEILREVKLALLEADVNLEVVKSFIKEVKEKALNSQIIGKLNQQQTVLKIFKDELTNILGKQTIEIKPKSYPTKIMMVGLQGSGKTTTSAKLAVYFRKKGIFKKPLLVGDDIYRPAARDQLEQLAKQTQTDFFTKKENDALLIAKDAIKAAEEHKNDLVIIDTAGRLAIDEQLMDELKLIKAQTKPDYIFLIVDSMSGQDVINTAKKFHEELNLSGTIITKLDSDARGGAALSITHLLRVPIAFIGVSEKITGLELFYPDRMADRILGMGDVLSLIEKASEEVDEKMMKKIGYKMISGKFDLNDLMNSLAQIKKLGKMKSILKLIPGMADKVSDEKIEEAEKKFKIYTYLINSMTELEKKNPKLLKNSSRKDRIIKGSGRSPREFNMLVNDFERMSKQMKEMSSNPQIKNGILG, encoded by the coding sequence ATGTTAGATTTTATACAAAAAAGAATTCAAAAATCTATCGATAAAATAAATAAAAAATTATCGATAAATGAAGAAGATATTTTAGAAATATTAAGAGAAGTTAAACTTGCATTACTCGAGGCAGACGTTAATTTAGAAGTTGTTAAATCTTTTATAAAAGAAGTTAAAGAAAAAGCGTTGAATAGTCAAATAATAGGAAAGCTAAACCAACAACAAACAGTATTAAAAATTTTTAAAGATGAATTAACAAATATACTAGGAAAACAAACAATTGAAATTAAACCAAAATCATATCCAACAAAAATAATGATGGTAGGTTTACAGGGTTCAGGTAAGACAACAACTTCCGCAAAATTAGCTGTATACTTTAGAAAAAAGGGAATTTTTAAAAAACCATTATTAGTAGGTGATGATATTTATAGACCAGCTGCTAGAGATCAATTAGAACAGCTTGCAAAACAAACACAAACAGATTTCTTTACTAAGAAGGAGAATGATGCGCTTTTAATTGCAAAAGATGCAATAAAAGCTGCTGAGGAACACAAAAATGATCTAGTCATTATCGATACTGCTGGTAGATTGGCTATTGATGAGCAATTAATGGATGAATTAAAACTAATAAAAGCTCAAACAAAACCAGATTATATATTTTTAATAGTTGACTCTATGAGTGGACAAGATGTTATTAATACCGCTAAAAAGTTTCACGAAGAACTAAATTTAAGCGGTACAATAATCACGAAATTGGATTCGGATGCACGTGGTGGAGCGGCTTTAAGTATTACTCATCTTTTAAGAGTTCCTATCGCCTTCATTGGGGTTAGCGAAAAAATAACAGGATTAGAGTTATTCTATCCAGACCGTATGGCTGATAGAATCTTAGGAATGGGCGATGTTTTATCATTAATTGAAAAAGCTTCAGAGGAAGTTGATGAAAAAATGATGAAAAAAATCGGCTATAAGATGATTAGTGGAAAATTTGATTTAAATGATCTTATGAATTCTCTTGCTCAAATCAAAAAATTAGGGAAGATGAAAAGTATCCTAAAATTAATACCTGGTATGGCTGATAAAGTAAGTGATGAAAAAATCGAGGAAGCAGAAAAAAAATTCAAAATTTATACATATTTAATAAATTCAATGACTGAACTAGAAAAAAAGAATCCTAAACTTTTAAAAAATTCAAGCCGTAAAGATAGAATAATAAAAGGTTCAGGAAGATCTCCAAGAGAATTTAATATGTTAGTTAATGATTTTGAACGCATGTCTAAACAAATGAAGGAAATGTCTTCAAATCCGCAAATAAAAAACGGAATATTAGGATAA
- the rpsI gene encoding 30S ribosomal protein S9 has protein sequence MANKIRYYGLGRRKSSVARVYLIPGKGNFVINGKEAKQYLNSDILLKDALSPFAVTETVNQFDVFANVNGGGLTGQAGAIRLGIARGLLEASNNEYRNKLKDAGFLTRDARVKERKKFGLRKARRARQFSKR, from the coding sequence ATGGCAAATAAAATTAGATATTATGGTCTAGGACGTCGTAAGTCATCTGTTGCCAGAGTTTACTTAATTCCAGGTAAAGGAAATTTTGTAATTAATGGTAAAGAAGCAAAACAATACTTAAATTCAGATATCTTATTAAAAGATGCTTTAAGTCCATTTGCTGTTACCGAAACAGTAAATCAATTTGATGTTTTCGCAAACGTTAATGGTGGTGGTTTAACAGGTCAAGCTGGAGCTATCAGATTAGGTATTGCAAGAGGATTATTAGAAGCTTCTAATAATGAATATCGTAACAAATTAAAAGATGCCGGTTTCTTAACAAGAGATGCTCGTGTTAAAGAAAGAAAAAAATTCGGTTTGAGAAAAGCAAGAAGAGCAAGACAATTTTCAAAACGTTAA
- a CDS encoding SGNH/GDSL hydrolase family protein: MAVKEETKFKIKYVALGDAFSAGYNSKIGFPTNGFLDNNNEINGLCYPSNLATLFKNDNNFELDSFYNFSFLNGSINFLKAIYSNDKKMLKKMSNKLDLIQSVDWLSSNIFKGYFSNFLKDWNINNNDFNFFLKKIKEANLITLSAGFYDFWKNLPFNEIISLHKFRNEVKDEVIKEIKIKIDSLQVSIQNNLIDLINWIKEINRNAKIIITNYPPLLLNLKTVINSFINVDNNEFDIYNFLLESLEKIVKLSAKKTQVDFIDINDADYWNQNKEYLFESIFSIYPTEKGYKKIAFDIYTKLFINDKKLLNDFNNITFKKSYISDKAYWIKEQKDYIPISETTDNIFLFKNIYGNNKNEKIFSPNPTELKLLNNLNSGTKISDFISLFIRYKKFLISDISKKIISNKFKKSEETYDSIEKILDFLNNEQRSKEAILILLKNQKIDNILYIIEKSLANKYFVDNQSIDFNLIKKETSQIFKKEQNLVYDVLKYFFSSSLIKESKHDIKDIFKLLVNDSLNTTFLTYLFNIKNNKKFKKIKKYLSSLNSFNELLDFFIESLINHSDIYLKLNNFDELWKYFIVKNKYNLLHLFDKMFLELTDDEKIEETVDFFIQAIKSSIRLEFETKDYKNLKNSIKNIFIIFKNNPKYLNNIFLKFLDNIKNFSLYNMIFQLKSRTKKAFKVSNFISLNIFFISGLKILKNALVIKKIIKKYIV; the protein is encoded by the coding sequence ATGGCTGTTAAAGAAGAAACTAAATTTAAAATAAAATACGTTGCCCTTGGCGACGCTTTTTCAGCAGGATATAATTCTAAAATTGGGTTTCCTACAAATGGATTTTTAGACAATAATAATGAAATTAATGGATTGTGTTATCCATCAAATCTAGCAACATTATTTAAAAATGATAACAATTTTGAACTTGATAGCTTTTATAATTTTTCATTTTTAAATGGGTCGATTAATTTTTTAAAAGCGATTTATTCTAATGATAAAAAAATGTTGAAAAAAATGAGCAATAAACTGGATTTAATTCAGTCTGTCGATTGATTATCTTCAAATATTTTTAAAGGGTATTTCTCAAACTTTTTAAAAGATTGAAATATAAATAATAATGATTTCAATTTCTTTTTAAAAAAAATAAAAGAAGCAAATTTAATAACATTATCAGCAGGGTTTTATGATTTTTGAAAAAACTTACCCTTTAATGAAATTATTAGCTTACATAAATTCAGAAATGAAGTTAAAGATGAAGTGATTAAAGAAATTAAAATAAAAATAGATAGCTTGCAAGTTTCTATTCAAAATAATCTTATTGATTTAATTAATTGAATAAAAGAAATTAATAGAAATGCAAAAATTATTATTACAAATTATCCTCCATTACTTTTAAATTTAAAAACAGTAATTAATTCTTTTATAAATGTAGATAATAATGAATTTGACATTTATAATTTTTTACTTGAAAGTTTGGAAAAGATTGTTAAATTATCAGCTAAAAAAACTCAAGTTGATTTTATTGATATAAATGATGCTGATTATTGAAATCAAAATAAAGAATATTTATTTGAAAGTATTTTTTCAATATATCCAACAGAGAAAGGGTATAAAAAAATCGCATTTGATATTTATACCAAGTTGTTTATTAACGATAAAAAACTTTTAAATGATTTTAACAATATAACATTTAAAAAATCATATATAAGTGATAAAGCTTACTGAATTAAAGAACAAAAAGATTACATACCTATAAGCGAAACTACGGATAATATTTTTTTATTTAAAAATATCTATGGAAATAATAAAAATGAGAAAATATTTTCTCCAAATCCTACTGAATTAAAGCTTTTAAATAATCTAAATTCTGGAACTAAGATTAGTGATTTTATTTCTCTGTTTATAAGATATAAAAAATTCCTAATTAGTGATATTTCTAAAAAAATAATTAGTAATAAATTTAAAAAATCAGAAGAAACGTATGATAGTATAGAAAAGATATTAGATTTTTTAAATAACGAACAACGGTCAAAAGAAGCTATTTTAATACTATTAAAAAACCAAAAAATAGACAACATCCTATATATCATTGAAAAATCATTAGCAAATAAATACTTTGTCGATAATCAATCAATAGATTTTAATTTAATCAAAAAAGAAACTAGCCAAATTTTTAAAAAAGAACAAAATCTAGTTTATGATGTTCTAAAATACTTTTTCAGTTCGAGTTTAATTAAAGAATCAAAACATGATATCAAGGATATATTTAAATTATTAGTTAATGATTCGTTAAATACAACATTTTTAACATACCTTTTCAACATAAAAAATAATAAGAAATTTAAGAAAATCAAAAAATATTTATCATCTTTAAATTCTTTCAATGAATTGTTAGATTTTTTTATCGAATCATTAATAAATCATTCGGATATATATCTAAAATTGAATAATTTTGATGAACTATGAAAATATTTTATTGTTAAAAATAAATATAATTTATTGCATTTGTTTGATAAGATGTTTTTAGAGCTTACAGATGATGAAAAAATTGAAGAAACAGTTGATTTTTTCATTCAAGCTATTAAAAGTTCTATACGGTTAGAATTTGAAACTAAAGATTATAAAAACCTAAAAAATTCAATTAAAAATATCTTTATTATTTTTAAAAATAATCCTAAATATTTGAATAATATATTTTTAAAATTTTTAGATAATATTAAAAATTTCTCTTTGTATAATATGATTTTCCAACTTAAATCAAGAACAAAAAAAGCATTTAAGGTATCTAATTTTATTTCCTTAAATATATTTTTTATATCAGGGTTAAAAATTTTAAAAAATGCTTTAGTTATTAAAAAAATAATCAAAAAATATATAGTTTAA